Within Amycolatopsis sp. FDAARGOS 1241, the genomic segment TCGACGACCCGTACCGCACGGCCGTGATGCGCGCCGGCTACCGCGAGCTGGCCGACGTCGGCTGCCAGATGGTCCTGATCTTCAGCGACACCCGCGAGGACCTCGCGCGCACCGTGCGGTTCCTCGAGGGCGGGCACGTCGACGGGGTGCTCGTGTTCGCGCCGCACCGCTCGGATCCGCTGCCGCGGGCGCTGCGGCTGCTGCGTGTCCCGGTCGTCTTCGGCGGCCAGGCGGCCGACCTGCGCCGCGGCGTGCACGTCGTCGACTTCGACAACGAGGGCGGCGCGCGGCTGGCCGTGTCGCACCTCGTCGCCGCCGGCCGCCGGCGCATCGCCACCATCGCCGGCCCCCAGGACCAGGGCGCGCCCATCGACCGCCTCGCGGGCTGGCGCAAGACCCTTGTCGATGCCGGGCTCGACCCCGACGGCCTGGCCGAGGAATCCGACTTCACCCTCGCCGGCGGCGCCCGGGCCATGGCGGCGCTGCTGGACCGCGCCCCGGACCTCGACGCCGTGTTCGTCGCCAGCGACATGATGGCGGTCGGCGCCCTGCGCACCCTGTCGTCCGCGGGCCGCACCATCCCGGCCGATGTCGCCGTCGTCAGCTTCGACGACAACGCGACCCTGGCGCCCGCCATGACACCCCCGCTGACGTCCGTGCACCAGGACCCGCGAGAACAGGTCCACGCGATGGTCGAGACGTTGATGAACCTCCTCGACGGCCAGGACCTCAAGCCGCGCCAGCAGATCCTGCCGGTGTCGCTGACGGTCCGGGAATCGAGCTGAGCCCCGGCGGCCCGGGTACACGTGCCGGGCCGCCTGAGAACTCCTACTCAATGCGGGGTTGCCTGGTCGGCGCCGGCGGATGATGCCGCGGGTGAGACTCAGGAAC encodes:
- a CDS encoding LacI family DNA-binding transcriptional regulator encodes the protein MSRSTASRALNDDTYVSARSREKVLAAARDLGYSPNQAARSLVTRRTGAIAVVLSEPEARLLDDPYRTAVMRAGYRELADVGCQMVLIFSDTREDLARTVRFLEGGHVDGVLVFAPHRSDPLPRALRLLRVPVVFGGQAADLRRGVHVVDFDNEGGARLAVSHLVAAGRRRIATIAGPQDQGAPIDRLAGWRKTLVDAGLDPDGLAEESDFTLAGGARAMAALLDRAPDLDAVFVASDMMAVGALRTLSSAGRTIPADVAVVSFDDNATLAPAMTPPLTSVHQDPREQVHAMVETLMNLLDGQDLKPRQQILPVSLTVRESS